The following proteins are co-located in the Caldisericia bacterium genome:
- the acpS gene encoding holo-ACP synthase, whose translation MIIGIGIDIINIKRFEKVIKNNPEILKRIFTENELNLFKNYKNSYLHLAGRFSLKEAIIKAGKNYLKIKSFKDIEILKDNDNKPILIKPQGNISISISHDGDYVISIAIIEK comes from the coding sequence ATGATTATAGGTATTGGTATAGATATTATTAATATAAAAAGATTTGAAAAAGTTATAAAAAATAATCCTGAGATATTGAAAAGAATTTTTACTGAAAATGAGTTAAATTTATTTAAAAATTATAAAAATAGTTATCTACATTTAGCAGGAAGATTTTCACTTAAAGAAGCGATTATAAAAGCAGGTAAAAACTATTTAAAAATCAAAAGTTTTAAAGATATTGAGATTTTAAAAGATAATGATAATAAACCTATATTGATTAAACCTCAGGGTAATATCTCAATTTCTATTTCACATGATGGAGATTATGTAATATCAATAGCAATTATTGAAAAATAG
- a CDS encoding stalk domain-containing protein, whose product MRIFILIILIFIITTSIFYINSKVTSQSKIEIFGFGPLYNDVCLPNDVGLDGENRVYIADPGYPYIKVFDNEGKFLYNFGNFGKKEGLLTLPFAIDVDKYNGRVALIDLKNWFIDKINRVQIFNLRGEFLFELKEFRYKVFGINDAIEFDKDGNIYVLTDSDKVVKIFNKEGKFLKEIIDKKDVMGFRDFAYNPKNNQIYIISTPQITNQKVHIFNINGDYITSFTKSNFYWPSGIDIDENGIVYITNYGLGTIEIFDSLGKFIKTISGQNIVSGYIMRPGRLSVANGRIAITDSFNSRVIVISYDGKLIHQIGTPKNQIDLFLSPTDVEVDIKENIYIVDFNKMKVSVFNKELKPGFSFGGFSETNKIGSLLWPWSIYYSTDNSLYITNRYYLGDFGMIRKFNTKGDELMRFGSPGNSQNQYSNPSGICADKIGNLYIADYRNSRVQKIKASGEFIKIFELKNETFNPIDVAVDSNFNLYVCDLINSRILVFDKDGNHIKTLHENAVSIYIDNLDRIWITNPDIDKVPIRVINTNGNLIKEFGMIGGPITLREGLKNINDYQKLPQEFFLPSGLVVKNDFLYIVDSGNKRVKKIPLNMIFQNLNIDIISPKDNEVIYDDFIKFSWNIKEDFGNIFFEFEISEDENFNKIIYKEKISNIKYIELNLKDINFIKNKIYYFRIRGVNDLSYGDWSKVQKFKFEDIIPPKVPDLFNAFKKDNLIRLEWSNASEGTFPILGYEIYKGEDPTKMYLLKVLNKEETFYLDSDFEYNKTYYYSIRVFDNYEKRNYSDFSKVISIIIEDLKPPEIFVNIPSETNESELTIEGKVVDDLSGIKDNAIYINKKRIDLDEENKFKYKLFLYEGINEINIEIIDNALNKLTKQYKVKYSKKFVIILQISSSVIYINDIPQNIDVAPQIIEGRTYLPIRYVVEPIGAKVDWFANEKKVTISLKETKIELWIGKNKSLVNGLEKQIDQSNPKVVPLIINGRTMLPLRFIAESLGCKVEWDGVYKKITVTYPYP is encoded by the coding sequence ATGAGAATATTCATTTTAATTATATTAATATTTATAATTACTACTTCAATATTTTATATCAATTCAAAAGTAACCTCTCAATCTAAGATTGAAATTTTTGGTTTTGGACCTTTATATAACGATGTCTGTTTGCCAAATGATGTTGGATTAGATGGTGAAAATAGGGTTTATATCGCAGATCCAGGCTATCCATATATTAAAGTATTTGATAACGAAGGAAAGTTTCTTTACAATTTTGGTAATTTTGGAAAAAAGGAAGGCTTATTGACTCTTCCCTTTGCAATTGATGTTGATAAGTATAATGGGAGAGTTGCTTTAATAGATTTAAAAAACTGGTTTATAGATAAAATAAATAGAGTTCAGATATTTAATTTAAGAGGAGAATTTCTATTTGAATTAAAAGAATTTAGATATAAAGTTTTTGGGATAAATGATGCAATAGAATTTGATAAAGATGGAAATATTTATGTTCTAACTGATAGTGATAAAGTTGTGAAAATATTTAATAAAGAAGGTAAGTTTTTAAAAGAGATAATTGATAAAAAAGATGTAATGGGGTTTAGAGATTTTGCTTATAACCCAAAAAATAATCAGATTTATATTATTTCTACGCCTCAAATAACAAATCAGAAAGTTCACATTTTTAATATTAATGGAGATTATATCACTAGTTTTACAAAATCGAATTTTTATTGGCCATCTGGTATTGATATTGATGAAAATGGAATTGTTTATATTACAAATTATGGATTAGGAACAATAGAAATTTTTGATTCATTAGGTAAATTTATAAAAACTATTTCTGGTCAAAATATTGTATCAGGTTATATTATGAGACCAGGAAGATTATCTGTTGCAAATGGAAGGATTGCAATAACAGATTCATTCAACAGCAGAGTTATTGTTATTAGTTATGACGGTAAATTAATTCATCAAATAGGAACACCTAAAAATCAAATTGATTTATTTCTAAGCCCTACTGATGTTGAAGTTGATATAAAAGAGAATATTTATATTGTTGATTTTAACAAAATGAAAGTAAGTGTATTTAATAAAGAATTGAAACCCGGATTTTCTTTTGGAGGATTTAGTGAGACAAACAAAATAGGTTCTTTGCTGTGGCCTTGGAGTATATATTATAGTACAGATAATTCTCTTTACATAACAAACAGATACTATTTAGGAGATTTTGGTATGATTAGAAAGTTTAACACCAAGGGTGATGAATTGATGAGATTTGGTAGTCCTGGAAATAGTCAAAATCAATATAGTAATCCATCGGGCATCTGTGCAGATAAGATTGGTAACTTATACATAGCAGATTATAGGAATTCTAGAGTTCAAAAAATAAAGGCGAGTGGTGAATTTATAAAAATATTTGAATTAAAAAATGAAACATTTAACCCAATCGATGTCGCAGTTGATTCAAATTTTAATTTATATGTATGCGATCTTATTAATAGTAGAATTTTAGTTTTTGATAAGGATGGGAATCACATAAAAACTCTTCATGAAAACGCTGTATCAATATATATTGATAATTTAGATAGAATATGGATAACTAATCCTGATATTGATAAAGTACCTATTAGAGTAATAAATACAAATGGAAATTTGATTAAAGAGTTTGGAATGATCGGTGGCCCTATAACTTTAAGAGAGGGTTTAAAAAACATAAATGATTATCAAAAATTACCTCAAGAATTTTTCCTACCATCAGGATTAGTAGTAAAAAATGATTTTTTATACATTGTAGATAGCGGAAATAAGAGAGTAAAAAAGATACCTTTAAATATGATTTTTCAAAATCTAAACATAGATATAATATCCCCAAAAGATAATGAGGTAATTTATGATGATTTTATAAAGTTTTCATGGAATATAAAAGAAGATTTTGGAAATATCTTTTTTGAATTTGAAATTTCAGAAGATGAAAATTTCAATAAAATAATTTATAAAGAAAAAATTTCTAATATTAAATATATTGAATTAAATTTAAAAGATATTAACTTCATAAAAAATAAAATATATTATTTTAGAATAAGAGGTGTTAATGACTTATCTTATGGAGATTGGTCAAAGGTACAAAAATTTAAATTTGAAGATATAATTCCACCGAAAGTTCCAGATTTGTTTAATGCATTTAAAAAAGATAATTTAATAAGGTTAGAATGGTCAAATGCTTCTGAAGGTACTTTTCCAATTTTAGGATATGAGATTTATAAAGGAGAAGATCCAACTAAAATGTATTTACTTAAAGTGCTAAATAAAGAAGAGACCTTTTATTTAGATTCTGATTTCGAATATAATAAAACCTATTATTATTCAATAAGAGTATTTGATAACTATGAAAAAAGGAATTATTCAGATTTTTCAAAAGTTATTTCAATTATCATAGAAGATTTAAAACCTCCTGAAATATTTGTTAATATTCCATCAGAAACAAATGAATCAGAGTTAACTATTGAAGGAAAAGTAGTTGATGATTTAAGTGGTATTAAAGATAATGCTATATATATAAATAAAAAAAGAATAGATTTGGATGAAGAGAATAAATTTAAATATAAATTATTTTTGTATGAAGGTATTAATGAAATAAATATAGAAATAATAGATAATGCTCTTAATAAATTAACAAAACAATACAAAGTTAAATATAGTAAAAAATTTGTTATAATACTCCAAATTTCTAGTTCAGTTATTTATATTAATGATATTCCTCAAAATATAGATGTTGCACCTCAAATTATTGAAGGAAGAACTTATCTTCCTATTAGATATGTGGTTGAACCAATTGGAGCAAAAGTTGATTGGTTTGCAAATGAGAAAAAGGTTACAATTTCTCTTAAGGAGACAAAGATTGAATTATGGATAGGAAAAAATAAATCTCTAGTCAATGGTTTAGAGAAACAGATAGATCAGAGTAATCCAAAAGTTGTACCTTTGATAATTAATGGAAGAACAATGCTTCCTTTAAGGTTTATTGCGGAAAGTTTAGGATGTAAAGTCGAATGGGATGGTGTTTATAAAAAAATTACTGTTACTTATCCTTATCCATAA